The Epinephelus lanceolatus isolate andai-2023 chromosome 11, ASM4190304v1, whole genome shotgun sequence genome window below encodes:
- the LOC117265370 gene encoding von Willebrand factor A domain-containing protein 7-like, protein MFGLAALCFLLLQTGASGFGLSSGESLSHQEITKRAILNTTVQTCRALALAEGKDFTFPSLTVDAVAAACEASKSSKSFLQTIQLIQSKNKQVDLTLFSQARYHMDNEQILEGRKIITDGLAAVKASNREQNFEAAREKLGQILHPLQDFYSHSNWVEMGNQLPNSNLIRSDTNVGNIAAESRATCRNCNGDDCRNNILEDILREMIITSGYFDFVPFSSSKPKGKCSHGGFLDRTSNIEPKGGINKDTLDSSHGHLHMEAANVAIAATSELLEDIRGAAGDKPFLQMMGISRGSSKALCFVIDTTGSMSDDIAAVRTVTSDIIDRRVGTQDEPSVYILVPFNDPDFGPLTRTTDPEVFRNAINSLTATGGGDFPEMSLSGLQLALTGAPPSSEIFLFTDAAAKDVHLRSTVLALIEQTKTVVNFMITAVLGFRRRRQSDDSLQQQQQQPISRMARSDAQLYRDLAQASGGLAIEVSKSELLEATSIITQTSSSSLVTLLQAARNPGKAENFTFTIDESVKNLTVYITGNSVTFTLISPSGVSQESTNTTGSLITASQSVGNFKTLQLKQQVGLWEIQMVSTNPYILKVVGESPVDFLFNFLEESQGPFGGFDVVDNRPRAGVNGSLMVTLTGSESATVTEVILVESSGSGEVNGNVEAQGGGDFLAHFDRIPAEEFVVLVKGQSNNGSSRMSSTNFQRQSPTNIRASAVTVTSPDSDSVLVPGTPLSVPFTVMTSGAGGTFSIQATNDQSFPSTFPSSLMLETDGSANGTVNLTAPLNTASGTVVTLTISAEASGGADTNYVVRRFTVLETVTDITKPVCELLSLQSNCSDNCVLSMWELSVQVTDGANGTGVDRITLRQGNGTLNTSLATDNENITLVSYNASCCSPDVELVVVDRVGNVATCFYSVRKTAATSSQAVTVATATNSPQPPTVAAVESLSNRAAQSFLVCLSITVLGLSLTF, encoded by the exons ATGTTTGGGTTGGCTGCGTTGTGTTTCCTGCTTCTGCAGACTGGAGCTTCTGGGTTTGGGTTATCCAGCGGAGAATCTCTGAGTCATCAGGAGATCACTAAGAGAGCAATCTTAAATACCACTGTGCAGACATGTCGTGCTCTGGCCCTGGCTGAGGGCAAAGACTTCACTTTTCCT TCTCTGACTGTtgatgctgttgctgctgcctgTGAAGCATCAAAATCATCCAAGAGCTTCCTCCAAACCATCCAATTGATCCAATCAAAGAATAAACAAGTAGACTTAACTCTTTTCAGCCAAGCACGGTATCACATGGACAATGAACAAATTTTGGAGGGAAGGAAAATCATCACAGATGGATTGGCAGCTGTGAAGGCCAGCAACAGGGAACAGAACTTTGAGGCTGCCAGAGAAAAACTGGGACAAATCTTACACCCTCTACAG GATTTCTACAGTCATAGCAACTGGGTGGAGATGGGAAACCAACTCCCAAACTCCAATCTGATCAGATCAGACACCAACGTTGGCAACATAGCAG CTGAAAGCAGAGCAACCTGTCGCAACTGTAATGGAGACGACTGCAGGAACAACATTTTGGAGGATATCCTACGGGAAATGATAATTACTTCAGGATACTTtgattttgtgcctttttcttCCTCCAAACCAAAAG GAAAATGCAGCCACGGAGGTTTTCTTGATAGAACAAGTAACATTGAACCTAAAGGTGGGATCAATAAAGACACTTTGGACTCCAGCCATGGACACCTCCACATGGAAGCTGCAAATGTGGCAATTGCTGCAACCAGTGAGCTCCTGGAGGACATTCGAGGGGCTGCTGGTGACAAACCATTCCTACA GATGATGGGAATCTCGAGAGGATCCAGTAAAGCTCTTTGTTTTGTGATCGACACAACAGGAAGCATGAGTGATGACATTGCAGCAGTGAGGACTGTCACTTCTGATATAATCGACAGGAGAGTGGGAACACAAGATGAGCCCTCAGTTTACATTCTCGTACCTTTCAATGATCCAG ATTTTGGGCCACTGACAAGGACAACAGACCCAGAAGTCTTCAGGAATGCTATTAATTCACTAACAGCAACTGGTGGAGGAGATTTTCCAGAAATGAGTCTTTCAGGGCTTCAG CTGGCATTAACTGGTGCTCCTCCCAGTTCTGAGATCTTCCTCTTCACTGATGCAGCTGCTAAAGATGTACACCTGAGAAGCACAGTGCTCGCACTCATTGAGCAAACCAAGACGGTG GTTAACTTCATGATAACTGCCGTTCTGGGATTTCGTCGTCGAAGGCAGAGTGATGATAGcctccaacaacaacaacaacaaccaatcaGTCGAATGGCAAGATCAGATGCTCAGCTGTACAGAGACCTGGCTCAGGCTTCAGGAGGTCTGGCTATTGAAGTCTCAAAGAGTGAGCTCCTTGAAGCCACCAGCATCATAACACAGACATCCAGCTCCTCTCTG GTGACCCTTCTGCAGGCAGCCAGGAATCCAGGAAAGGCTGAAAATTTCACCTTCACCATTGACGAGTCGGTGAAAAACCTCACAGTTTACATCACTGGGAACTCTGTGACCTTTACTCTTATCAGCCCCTCAG GAGTGTCTCAGGAAAGCACCAACACGACAGGCTCACTGATCACTGCATCCCAGTCAGTGGGAAACTTCAAGACTCTGCAGCTAAAGCAACAAGTTGGACTGTGGGAAATTCAAATGGTGTCAACAAATCCCTACATTCTGAAGGTTGTAG GCGAAAGTCCAGTGGATTTCCTGTTTAACTTTTTGGAGGAATCGCAGGGCCCGTTCGGAGGTTTTGATGTCGTAGACAATCGTCCCAGAGCTG GTGTTAATGGCAGCCTGATGGTGACGCTGACCGGGAGTGAATCCGCCACAGTGACAGAAGTCATTCTGGTTGAATCGTCTGGGTCGGGAGAGGTTAATGGCAACGTGGAGGCTCAGGGTGGAGGAGACTTCTTGGCTCACTTTGACAGGATACCAGCAGAGGAGTTTGTGGTGCTTGTGAAGGGGCAGAGCAACAATGGTTCCTCCAGAATGTCCTCAACAAACTTTCAAAGGCAGTCCCCCACCAACATCAGAGCGTCTGCTGTGACTGTTACTTCT CCTGATTCAGACAGCGTCTTAGTTCCAGGAACACCACTTTCAGTTCCCTTCACTGTGATGACGAGCGGTGCAGGAGGAACCTTCAGCATCCAAGCTACCAATGACCAAAGTTTTCCCTCAACTTTCCCGTCCAGTTTAATGCTGGAAACTGACGGCAGTGCCAACGGTACAGTGAACCTTACAGCACCTCTCAACACTGCGTCTGGTACTGTCGTCACCCTAACCATTTCGGCCGAGGCTTCAGGAGGCGCAGACACCAACTACGTCGTGCGGCGTTTCACTGTCCTTGAAACG GTGACTGATATCACTAAGCCGGTGTGTGAGCTGCTCAGCCTACAGTCCAACTGCTCTGATAACTGTGTGTTATCAATGTGGGAGCTCTCAGTTCAGGTGACTGATGGTGCTAATGGGACGGGTGTCGACCGTATTACCCTCAGACAAGGCAACGGGACCTTGAACACCAGCTTGGCCACTGACAATGAGAACATAACCCTGGTTTCCTACAATGCATCTTGCTGTTCTCCTGATGTGGAGCTGGTGGTTGTGGATCGGGTGGGTAATGTAGCCACATGTTTCTACAGCGTCCGGAAAACTGCCGCCACCAGCTCACAAGCTGTGACCGTTGCTACAGCCACCAACAGTCCACAGCCTCCAACAGTAGCAGCTGTTGAGTCTTTGTCTAACAGAGCTGCTCAGTCTTTTCTTGTTTGCCTTAGCATCACGGTCCTGGGGCtcagtttaacattttaa